From Panthera uncia isolate 11264 chromosome X, Puncia_PCG_1.0, whole genome shotgun sequence, the proteins below share one genomic window:
- the SMPX gene encoding small muscular protein has protein sequence MSKQPVSNVRAIQANINIPMGAFRPGAGQPPRRKECTPETEEGAPPTLDEEKKPIPGVKKFPGPAVNLSEIQNIKSELKYVPKAEQ, from the exons ATGTCGAAACAGCCAGTTTCCAATGTCAGAGCCATCCAG gcAAATATCAACATCCCCATGGGAGCCTTTCGGCCGGGAGCTGGGCAACCCCCCAGAAGAAAAGAGTGTACTCCAGAAACGGAGGAG ggTGCTCCTCCCACCTTGGATGAGGAGAAGAAGCCAATTCCAGGAGTGAAGAAATTTCCAGGACCTGCGGTCAACCTATCAGAGATCCAGAATATTAAAAGTGAACTGAAGTATGTCCCCAAAGCTGAGCAGTAG